A window of Daphnia pulicaria isolate SC F1-1A chromosome 4, SC_F0-13Bv2, whole genome shotgun sequence genomic DNA:
AATcacttttatttaaataaaatcgtCAAACATAAAATCTTAAATTGTTCAACAGATCAAGTCAGTTCACCGTTCGAATGTCCCGGGATACTTACTCGGTTTTGAAGCGGTTTTTGCAGGACAAGAACCAATCAATTGTCATGAACGTCATTCAGGAACACTTGTACGTCGACATGTACGAAGGAGTGCCGAGAAATAAAGCCCAAGTTGAATCCACAGCCGGAGCCATGGAAGGCGAGGCCAACAGACAAGGTACACAAATCAAGAGATAAGAAAGAAATCCCCAAAACAATTACCAATTCTCTTCACTTACAGTAAACAAGACCAAAATCTACTATGGTCTGCTCAAAGAGCCCGATATCCAGCTTCCGGTAGTTGAGGAGGAAGAGGACGGAGAACCCGGCGAAGGTGGTGAAAagcccaaaaagaagaaacccaaAAAGGATCCGTTGCTCAACAAGAAAGCCAAGAGTGACCCTAATGCTCCACCGGCCAGCCGATTGCCATTACCAGATTTGTAAGATGCAGATGCAGTGAAAAATGGtgtggaaaaaaggaaaatggttGAGCTGTGAGTTTCTGTTTCAGGAGAGATATCGACAAACTGGAGAAGGTCAGGGCCCTACGAGAAGCCAGCAAGAGGGTGGCTCTTGGTCCAGACAATTTGCCGTCCATTTGTTTCTACACGATGCTGAATTGCGCGGAAACGTCAGTTATTCTAATTTACCTGATTTGccattcaatttgaaattagaatttttcttttttccctttttgtgaaTCACAGGGTCACGTGCGTCGAATTCTGCGAGGATTCGTCACTATTAGCCGTAGGGTTTTCCGATTCCATCCTCAAAGTTTGGAGTCTTGTACCCCAGAAACTCCGGGCCATGAAACCGGCTGAGCAATTGGCCGATATCGACAAGGAGGCCGAAGATGTTCTCGTTCGTATGATGGACGACAAGACGGGTGAGACTATGAAAGTCCTTCACGGCCATTGCGGGCCCGTCTACGCTGCCTCGTTCAGTCACGACCGGACGTTACTCCTATCATCGTCGGAAGATGCCACGATCCGGCTGTGGAGTTTGCAGACGTGGACTTGCCTGGTGGTCTATAAAGGCCACATTTACCCCGTGTGGGACGTGAGGTTCTCCCCTCACGGCTACTATTTCTCATCAGTCGGACATGATCGGACTGCCAGACTTTGGGCCACCGATCATCACCAGCCTTTACGGATCTTTGCCGGTCATTATTCAGACGTCGACGTGGTCCAATTCCATCCCAATTCCAATTACGTCGCCACAGGTTCCAGCGATAGGAGCGTCCGTTTATGGGATTGCGTAACTGGCAACTGTGTCCGGCTAATGACTGGTCATaaagtaaaaacattttcatcctttttatgagtttgtttttctttacgaGAAATTTGTTCGTGTAGGGAACCGTCTCGGCGTTGTGTTTCTCCACCGACGGCCGTTTTCTGGCATCCGGTGGAGCTGATCAAAAAGTCCTGTTATGGGATCTGGCTCACGGTCACCTATTGGCCGACCTGCCTGGGCACACGATGACAATCTCCAGTTTGGCCTTCAGTCGAGACGGGACCGTGTTCGCCACGTCTTCCCTGGACGGCTCCATTCAACTGTGGGATTTCTTCCGGATGACGGATGAGTCCTCTTTAGAGGACGTCAACATCTCGGGTCACAATCCAGACCTTCTCAAGCGGAGTAACGCCATTGAATCGCTCCGCTTGGCTCGTTACCCGACCAAAGCCACTCCTGTCATGTCATTGCATTTCACGCGGAGGAATTTGCTACTCGCTGCCGGCATGTTTGAAGGCTAACGTCAATCCCTCGATTcacaccaatttttttaaataataataagaattaaaatacaTATAACTTTGTCTCTTATTTCCACAGATCCATTTTGTTGTTATCAAGTcgggaaaaaccaaattctGTCGAGTTGGCTGTATTTTTCGTAAACGTGCCTAGTGAACCTCGAGACCGCTGTATAAATAGAAGATAATCGACCTGGTTTTTTCCGAGTCGATCTAGAAGTTTCCAGTTTGAGTCAGTCCGAATGGTTAAATTCCTATTGCTACGCAGTGAACCTTTGAATTTGAACCAAACCTTGGAAAAATCCCAAAGAACTGttcaaatatcaaaagaaaaacgagcaAAGTCTAGACCATAAAATGGAGACTTAACGGgataataaaattcaaatttctttgtagCCCAAATAAGGGCAATGATGGAGCCAGACAAAAGTCACACACGTTAACTTGTTTCTCTCGACACGTATAGCGACCGGTCGGTCGTCATGTGTGCAcacataattttattattttttcgccaataattaattttaattgaatcatCCCGGAAATTTGATTTAGTTCCAAGTGTATTCAAATATTCTTATCGCGTTGTTGTTCAAAGATTCCTTCAACAGAAGAAAGGAACTGTTGATTTATTATCACACATTTATAAGGGAATGACGCAATCGGCTGTGTAGGCCCCACACACAAAATGTGGCATAGCAACATTACATGTACACATTAAACAGCTTTGCGTAGGGGTAGCCAAAAAAAGGGATTTTAACTGAACGACGCAAATGACTCGACAGAAAGTCGGTTGGGGGGCTCGGTTCGACCAATGCCAAAACATAATGTGTGTACGTGTCCCAGTTTATCCGCACGTAACAATGTTCGTCAGCAAAAATGTTTACCATTCGTATACTGAACGTCAGCTGGCGCAGTTGCCATGCAAAGTCAACGAATACGTAATAGTTTTCGCCAGAAAAAAGGGTGTGTTaatagggaaaagaaaaatgctaaAAGATTTGTGTACGGTTTGGCAGCAGCAGTAAAAAAGCCTCCCTCCAGTTTTTCATGACACGAGTTGAGCACGTGAACAGCTAGTGGTTGGGCTCGTCTCTGATTGGCTGGCCATTCGCTTGTGGCGCCAATTTGATCGCGCGGGATATTCCGTCAGCGCGGGCTCAACCCAccacgttttttatttttcctctccACTTCCCCACgttctctacacacacacttgtgtgtgtgttcctttttttattattcccaaacattttctcaaaattttacACAGTCAGACCCTGTTAAAAGCTAAAAGATTCGGTACTAGTGAACCACAGTCGTTCACGTCGTCTTCAAgtgttcacacacacacaatcgtcTAAACTCCTCCAACCGTGTATCGTGCGATTATCAGGATTATTTCACGCCGCATTTGACaagcaatattttttaaataagttttTCCAAAAATGGATTTGACCAAGAATAATAACGAAGCAGAAGTTTTGATGACACCACCGGCCACACCGACCAACAAAACTCTTCAACTTCATTTCGATCAACATTCAGCTGtaagttattcttttttctcccagtATGTTTTTAAATCTGTACTTATGTAATGCACGAAAATAGTTGGATGACAGCAGATTTTCTTGTTTGGTCGTGAGGTCATTGGGTACAAACATCACGTAGTCCACAAttgcgcgtgtgtgtgtagggcCGAATCGAATATGCAGCGTAATGCCAACATGTGGCGAATGGCACTAACAAAATTATCACGTAATTAAATTCGAATTTTTCAAGTGAACCAACCAACCCAGGAGGTGGGTGGGAAAAGCCCCCGTtgattttctctcccgaatttTTGTCTGTTGTTGTGGGCGCCTTCGTCACTCGCCGATCACGTGATACCCATTGTGTatattatgtgtgtgtggcgtTCGTGAGTGCTATATTTCGCTTTCCCGgcaccttttttaaattaaaaaaaaaaagagagcgacTTTCACTGTGTGAGTTTACGAAATGTTTCGGCGGGTTTtgcaagttttttaaaaaagataaaaagaccCCACCTGATTGGCTGTTGCTAGGCTCTTGATCCTATCCCTATATCCTTTCatgtgtttttgtgtgtataaAACACGTGACTTATTTTATAGATTACAAACAAAACGGATATAAGTTTAATTGCACAATCTttgatcatttttcaaagaggGGTTCAATGTTCAACACATGTATTTCAGGATATTACGGTCGAACAAGTTGAAGGATTTTGTGTCGATCGAGTCCAAGGTTGTTGCCGTTTCAGCGAAATGTGGAACACATATGCACCTTCGTCAcctttatgtgtgtgtgattggggatcaattttaaaaaatggtttgattgCGAATGTAGGACGAAGAAGATATGGAAATTGATGCTGATTTGGAGGCCGTTCAGACGCTGTTGTCATTTTCACGCGCCGCTACCCGTCAACAACAGGCCGGGTCGTCATCGGATGAATCGCAAGACCAATGGGCTTCCAGCGATGATTCTAGCGATCATCTTCAATCCGCCAAGGtatatttttctaattgtttaaaataaaataaaataaatgttgaataataattaataataaaacagaGATTGATGGCTTGTACGCCACCGAGGACTCCGAGTCCTACAAGTCCAGGCAGCGTCACTTCGATGCCCGTTTCGGTCATCATGATTGGCAAAAAAGACGGAACTGCCGAGCctgtccagcagcaacagcagcagcaacaagaaTTTAATCACGAAGAGGCTCAAGATAACAAGGAGAAGCTGATGGGCGGTCCAGCATTGCCAGGCCGTCAAATAATATTcgtcgaaaacaaaaacaccaaTCGGCATTTACGCAACGCTCATTTCGGAACCGAACAGATCTTTGTAGCCAACAAAGACACTAATCGGGAAGCACGGGAAATCACCAATCACAAGCCACcaccgaataataataataataataataatattgataataatgaaaatagtAGTGATGTATTTGTGCAGCAATTTTCTGTATCTCGCTTTGTACCTGAAATGACTATGCCGGCAACAACTTCTCAGgtaaccccaaaaaatttaatttgattagataagagaaaaattttttaacgtgtttgattttttgattgataGGCGATCCCGATAAAATCGCCAGTGGCCATTGCTCCCAAATTGATGCTGAATAGTGCGGCCTTGGGTAATTGTAATGTAATCAATGGATCGTCAGCAACTCGAGTGATCCCGGTCGTGCCGTTGGGGGCAGCAACCGGTGCCGATATTGGCTCGATGGGCGCCAATGGCGCTACTCTTTTCCTGGCACCCTGTGATAACAACGGACAAATAACGCATTTTGTTTTGACTACGGCCGGTATCCCATCCATGACCCTCATCGCTCCAAACAAGATGGTATATACCATTGATTACGATTTTTCAAACTCGGTCATATAAAACTAAAATCGAATGTTGGAATTCCAGGAAAGGGAGATGGATAAACGTCGGCGTATTTATGAATGCCAATTCGAAGGATGTGGcaaaaactattttaaatCATCTCATTTGAAGGCTCACATGAGGACTCATACTGGtaggttatttatttaaaaggtTTCTAACAAATTTTATTCACATTTTGGCCTAATCGACTTAGGTGAGAAACCATTCGTCTGCAGCTGGGATGGATGTGATCGCCGTTTCTCGCGTTCAGACGAACTGTCCCGTCACAAACGCACTCACACTGGCGAAAAAAAggtataatttcaaatttttgttatgtaaaacaatttgaattctttacaattgaatttttaaaaacagtttAGCTGCCCAGTTTGCCAACGCCGTTTCATGCGCTCTGACCACTTGACCAAGCACGTCCGTCGTCATGCTCGCGAGCAAAAACCGATGGCCTGGCAGCTGGCCACTCGCAAACTAGCCTCAGCTAGTTCTTCTACTGCTGTTACTgctcctactactactactgccgGCCCTGCTGTGGCTTCTCAATTGATCCCGGCGCAGATTATCCTCTCCGCCTCAACTGCCATTCCCtcaatttaagaaaagaaaaaataagcaaaatgatgatgaaatgtttattatttttcgaatcctttttttttgtttttactttgggGGGTTAGTAGTTACatatgtttatttgtttttaaaagcaGACAAAAAGGGCGGGACCTCTGTAGGACACAGTATATATACATCAGCTGTGTGTCTACGGTCGGTCAGTAGGTTATCTCTtcataacagcagcagcaggggaAGGGGGCGGATATATTTTGTAATGTcctcttgttttatttcatttttcttgtttcagtTGTCGGTGCAACGGCGACACAAATTTCTGTCCCGACCATCGACACGACACATTTTGTTGTGTTATTTGTTAAAACGATTCGTTCGAGCCGTCTAGAGcttgttaattatttttattcacacacacacacacacaaatgatTTATGATAACTATCGAGCTAAATAATAATCGTGTTTCGAACGAATGGACATAATAAATTACGAtattgatcaagaatattacGGGTCTAGAATATGAATACAATTAAATATTAtaacaatataaaaaaaaagcttttctttGTTACAACATAATGTCGGGAATCAATCGACGTGTAATaacaaaacataagaaaacgaACACCCACGACCCACCGACAACCGCCCCCATTTCCCGACCGGTCTGAATTTTGTTTATTCGGCAATGCTCCACGTCACCTGGGCTGAAAAAGATGGTGGCCGTCGTGTTAGTTTATGacaaattttttaaccgtGCGTGAACTATACTAGAGCATCTctttaatatatatatatatttacaatttacttttgtttgttgtgcGTGAATCTTTCTCGAAGGCGGCTACGAGTTTTGTTGTTAATCAAAACTCTTTGTTTctcgaatttttgaaaaaagttaccGTGTAGCCATTCGGTGAGTGTTTTATAGacttgacatggtttttttttcttctctgtttTTCACGAACGATTTGTAAACTGTTTGGCTGTCCATCTGTATTCTAACAAGTGGGTCAttaagggaaaacaaaattattttcaagtaGTAGTTGACCTCAACCTATTGGGAATTTTGTTTGATAGTTTCCATATTAAAACTAAACAACATaagatttgacattgattgTATGCTTGACAATACAGGGCTGAACAACACCCACTACAATGGCTAATGCTATTAAGCAAGTCATCAATGAGGTGGCTGAAAAAGGTATGATAAGTCAAAGCATTTATCTTGTATGATGTAATACCcatttttgatttctattATTCAGTTAAAATGCCCTCCACACCCACTCGTCTGAGGGATTTGATACGCCAAATTCGTGCTGCCAGGACAGCTGCAGAGGAGCGGGCTGTGGTGAACAAAGAATGTGCCTACATTAGGGCATCATTCAGGGAAGAGGATTCACAATGGAGATGTCGGAATGTTGCCAAGCTGCTCTACATACACATGCTTGGCTACCCAGCTCATTTCGGTCAACTAGAGTGTCTGAACCTTATTGCCTCACCCAGGTTCACCGATAAACGAATTGGATATCTTGGGGCAATGCTTTTGCTGGACGAACGCCAAGATATTCATGTCCTCATCACCAACTCCTTGAAGAAGTATGTCTCTGCTCATGTTCAATTTCTCTAATGAGATTACATTGTCAACCTGTTTTCTACTCTAGTGATTTAAACAACCCCGTCCAGTTTATCGTTGGTTTGGCCCTGTGCACCTTGGGTGCCATTGCGTCGCCTGAAATGTCACGCGATTTGGCTTCTGAAGTTGAGCGGTTGCTCAAGTCCACCAACGCCTACTTAAGGAAGAAGGCGGCCTTGTGTGCTTTCCGAATTATCGGCAAAGTGCCAGAGCTCATGGAAATGTTTTTACCCGCAACAAGATCACTCATCTCAGATAAAAATCACGGTATTCACTCTTGAACATTGTACATGTCTCTTTTACTGGcactaaaaattatttgatggaATTAGGCGTTTTAATTACGGGAGTCACACTAATCATCGAAATGTGCGAACGGAGTCCAGACACTTTGATTCACTTCAAAAAGGTACACGtcggtttttaaaaaatccttttctgAACGAATTTCTATCGTTTATTTATGCAATCCTCgttatttttaacaaattattAATCAATCCACATCCCTTAATTAATGAAATCGtgaagaaaaactaaatgtTAATACGTtcccgtttgtttttttgttttgtttctgtttcCTTGTTGCGggatcatctctctctctcccccctacgttgacaaaaacaaaatttctttgctTTACTTAGGAGCATCGCGAGGTAAAGCATCTTTCGATGTTGTTCGATCCTCTGCACACTCTTGCAATGCACCCTTTTGTTTGTCtgtgtctgtttgtttgtttgggtcGCGTTTTTCGGTGTTTTAATTGGCGTCGTCTGGGCgcaattttaacgattctaattgttttcttttattttgatcgttCTCTCCGCAAATACCAGGTGGTCCCCAGTTTAGTGCGTATTCTCAAGAATTTgatcatggcaggttattCACCAGAGCATGATGTTTCTGGTGTGAGCGACCCCTTTCTCCAGGTACAATTTTTAcgactaaattttctttctgaaaTTAATAAACTCTTGAACGATACCCAGGTGAAAATTTTGCGGTTGTTGCGAGTCCTGGGCCACAACGACGCCGAAGCTTCTGAAGCGATGAACGACATTTTGGCGCAGGTGGCCACCAATACGGAGACGTCGAAGAATGTCGGCAACGCCATTCTGTACGAAACGGTGCTTTCGATAATGCACATCAAGTCGGAGAGTGGCTTACGTGTCCTGGCCGTCAACATTCTCGGCCGCTTTCTGCTCAATAGCGACAAGAATATTCGATACGTGGCGCTCAACACACTGTTGCGC
This region includes:
- the LOC124336938 gene encoding transcription initiation factor TFIID subunit 5-like: MEFDMNQISQTSNSNAKIEASESQNSEVSSENSAVQPVEPENVDSNTLAAVLQFLQKHNLKGTADILKKEARLKEDQLRDAQALQVDSEATNLLSSYKSEGDPNAYEKAYLSYRRFVESSLDVYKHELSLVLYPLFVHMYLEMIYNQHESEAAKFMERFSTDQEDYYQDDLKKVSFITKKEHMKGSDLMENFKSSQFTVRMSRDTYSVLKRFLQDKNQSIVMNVIQEHLYVDMYEGVPRNKAQVESTAGAMEGEANRQVNKTKIYYGLLKEPDIQLPVVEEEEDGEPGEGGEKPKKKKPKKDPLLNKKAKSDPNAPPASRLPLPDLRDIDKLEKVRALREASKRVALGPDNLPSICFYTMLNCAETVTCVEFCEDSSLLAVGFSDSILKVWSLVPQKLRAMKPAEQLADIDKEAEDVLVRMMDDKTGETMKVLHGHCGPVYAASFSHDRTLLLSSSEDATIRLWSLQTWTCLVVYKGHIYPVWDVRFSPHGYYFSSVGHDRTARLWATDHHQPLRIFAGHYSDVDVVQFHPNSNYVATGSSDRSVRLWDCVTGNCVRLMTGHKGTVSALCFSTDGRFLASGGADQKVLLWDLAHGHLLADLPGHTMTISSLAFSRDGTVFATSSLDGSIQLWDFFRMTDESSLEDVNISGHNPDLLKRSNAIESLRLARYPTKATPVMSLHFTRRNLLLAAGMFEG
- the LOC124337025 gene encoding Krueppel-like factor 10, which gives rise to MDLTKNNNEAEVLMTPPATPTNKTLQLHFDQHSADEEDMEIDADLEAVQTLLSFSRAATRQQQAGSSSDESQDQWASSDDSSDHLQSAKRLMACTPPRTPSPTSPGSVTSMPVSVIMIGKKDGTAEPVQQQQQQQQEFNHEEAQDNKEKLMGGPALPGRQIIFVENKNTNRHLRNAHFGTEQIFVANKDTNREAREITNHKPPPNNNNNNNNIDNNENSSDVFVQQFSVSRFVPEMTMPATTSQAIPIKSPVAIAPKLMLNSAALGNCNVINGSSATRVIPVVPLGAATGADIGSMGANGATLFLAPCDNNGQITHFVLTTAGIPSMTLIAPNKMEREMDKRRRIYECQFEGCGKNYFKSSHLKAHMRTHTGEKPFVCSWDGCDRRFSRSDELSRHKRTHTGEKKFSCPVCQRRFMRSDHLTKHVRRHAREQKPMAWQLATRKLASASSSTAVTAPTTTTAGPAVASQLIPAQIILSASTAIPSI